Within the Polymorphobacter megasporae genome, the region CATTCCTGCGGGTGTACGGACGATCGACGTGCGCTTTGAAATCGTCGCGGACGCCGATCGCCTGTCTGCCGATGTCGTCGCGGTGTCGTGGCAGCACCTGCTGCTGTACCCGGCTGGATGGTACGCGCGAAACATCATGGTCGCGCCGTCGGTGACGTTGCCGACTGGTCTCAAGGCATTCACATCGCTCGAAACTGTTTGTGCGGAGGGAGACAGTCTCCACTTCACGCCAGTCTCGTTGGAGCAATTGCTCGATGCACCGGTGCTGGCGGGAGTTCATGCGGAACAGGTACCGCTCGGGCAAAACGGCCCTGGTGCAGTAAGCTTTGACCTGGTCGCGCCATGGGTCGGCGATCTCGCGATCCCGTCCGAGCGCGTCGACGATCTGCGTCGCATGGTAACGCAGGCGCGCGCGATGTTTGGCGCGCCGCCGTTCGACCGATACGAGGTGCTGGCACGAATGAGCGACGACGGCTCGTCCGGCGGAACCGAGCATCGTGCCTCGGCCGAGATCAATATGGCGTCGGCCTATTTCAGCGACTGGGCCGGGCAGCTCAACAATCGCGACATCGTCGTGCACGAGTTCGTCCACGCGTGGAACGGACTCTACCGTGTCCCCGCCGATTTGTGGGCGCCGACGCCCAACGTTCCACAAGGCAGTAGCCTGCTGTGGGTATACGAAGGCCAGACCGAATTCTGGGGGCGCGTGCTCGCCGCGCGCGCCGGTCTGCGAAGCCGCGAGGAGACCCTCGACAAGCTTGCGCTCGACGCGGCCGAGGTCGCCAACCGCCCGGGACGCGCATGGCGGCCCTTGTCGGACGACGTGAACTACCCATCGTTCATGCTCCGGCAGCCGGTTCCGTGGCGCGATTGGCAGCGGCGCAAGGATTATTACCTCGAAGGCGTCCTGCTGTGGCTCGACGTCGAAGCCATGCTGCGCGCGCAGACCGGCGGGCGTCGCGGCATCGATGACTTCGCGCACGACTTCTTCGCCGGTGCCGCATCGGGAATGCCCGCCCGTACCTACACCGTTGGCGATGTCAGCGCCGCCTTGAATCGGGTCGCACCGTTCGATTGGGGCGGGTTCCTGCATCGCTGGGTCGACGGGCATGCCGAGGTGAACACATCCGAAGGACTGGATCGGCTTGGGTGGCGTGTCACCTATACCGCCCAGCCGACGCTGACATTCCAGCAAAACGAGCTGGAGCTCGGCGGGTCGGATCTGTCCTATTCGGTCGGACTGATGGTCGCGGACGATGGCAGGGTCCGCGCGGTTGCGTGGGACGGGCCGGCATTTCGGGTAGGCATGGCTCCGGGGGTTCGGATCAAAGCGATCGGGGGGGCTCCATTCACGCGCGGCGCGCTCGACGACGCGGTCCGGAACACGCTGACGACGGTGCTGGTACTGACTTGGGAGCAGGATGGACGCCTCGTGACGCGGACGATCGATTATCGCGCCGGGCTGCGATACCCGCGCCTGGAACGAATTCCCGAACGTCCGGATGGACTCGCGACGCTTCTGAAGCCGCGGTGAAGGCCGAGCGCGCTGGCGTGAGCTCCGCGCGCTCAGCCTCAGCGCGACCGATCTGGAAGGTCTGCTTAGCGCTGTCTTACATCCCGGGCCCTGCGCTAGCGTCGGTTCGTGTCGGGTCACAGGCGGAGACACCCCCGTGGCAACGCCGTAATTCTGTAGGGGCTCGATCCAGCGGAATCGGCGATGCCGGAGGGGAGCCGTGCCGTGGCAACCGTGAAGACGGTGCCGCCAGATTTGCCGCGGGGCAGGCACCGATCGTTCAAGCGGGTCCGGGAAGCGGTCGGTCACGACACGGCCCGTCAGGTCACGGCAGCGGTGGCCGCTTTCCGGCCCAGGGAGCTGCGCGCTCGATCTGTCCGGCGAGGCGAAATAGCAGCGCCTCGTCCCCATACCGTGCCGTCGCCATGACCCCGATCGGCAACCCGCTCCGGCTCATGCCCAGCGGCAGCGACATCGCTGGCTGGCCGGTCTGGTTCGCCAGCGCAGTGAACGGGCTATAGCCGAGCAACGTGCGCGTCCATTCGGCCAGATCGGGCGGCGACAAGTCGATGCGGCCGAGTTCGATCGGCGGCTGCGCGAACACCGGCGACAGGATGATGTCGTAGGTGGTCTGGAATTCGGCCATGACGATCGCGGCACGCTGATAGGCTTCGTTTGCCGCAATCAGCTGAAGGGCAGTGGTCTGCTTGCCGATGTGCACCCACATTTGCGGGATCGTCTCGATGTCATCGCCCGCATCATCGCGTCCCAACGCGTGCAGGCGGGCGGCAATGTCGGCAGCGGTGCATGCACCAACGACTGCGGTCATCGCGGCGCCGAGCTCGTCATTCGACAGCGTCGGCGCGGCCTCCTCGACCTGATGGCCGAGGCTTTCGAGCAGCTTTGCCGCATCGAGCGTTGCCGCGAGAACGTCCGGATCGACCGGGCTGCCCGACAGCGGCTCGAGCATCAGTGCGATGCGCAATCGGCCGGGCTCACGCGTGACATTGTTGAGGAAGCTGCCCTCGGGTTCCGGGGCGGTATAACGGCTGCCAGCCTCCATGCCGTGGACGGCGTCGAGTAATGCCGCGCTGTCGCGAACGGTACGGCTGACCGCGTGGTTGACCGTCATGCCGAGCCAGCTTTCGGTAAGGCGCGGACCGACGGGCACGCGGCCGCGTGACGGCTTCAACCCGAACACACCGCATGCCGATGCGGGGCAGCGGATCGAACCCCCACCATCCGACGCATGCGCAATCGGGACCACCCCCGCCGCGACTGCCACCGCCGCGCCGCCGCTCGAGCCGCCGGCGCTGTGGGCATGATTCCAGGGATTGCGCGTCAGCCCTGTAGCCCTGGACTCGGTGGTCACGGTCAAGCCGAGCTCGGGCGTAGTGGTCTTGCCGAACGTGTTCAGGCCCGCCGCGACGAAGCGCTCGTACAAGGTCGACGAATAAGTCGGCCGATAGTCGCTCCACAGCCGGCTGCCCTCGCCCGAGCGTTCGCCTGCGATATGCATATGCAGGTCCTTGACGAGGAACGGCACGCCGGCGAACGGGCCGCTGAACGATCCGGTAGCGGCGTGCCGCGCCCGATCGAACAACGGCTGCGCAATGAAGTTGAGCGCCGGATTGGTCGCCTCGGCCCGCGCGATGACCGCTTCGAGGAGCTCAGCGGGGCTGGTTTTGCCGTTAGCGATGAGCTCGGCCTGACCCAGCGCATCATGGCTCAACAGGTCGTTCATGATCGGTCCCCAGAACTCTAATTGAAGTGGCTTTGCGCCTGTTGACTTCCGGTAGCGCGATCGATCCGCCGGAGCTAGTGGATTGAACGAGACGGACGAGTCCTGTTGGGGATTCCCGGCGCCGGTCGGACGTGCGACGTTGTTGGATGCGCACTGGTATCAGGATCGAGGTCACGGCCTCAGACAGGGCTCGGCTTGAAGCGATTGTCTCGGCGCGGGGTTCGCCGCAGAAGCATGTCTGGCGTGCACGGATCATTCTGCTCACGGATCAAGGGCTGGGAACGCTCGCGATCATGGCGGCGGCCGGCAAGTCGAAGACCTGCGTGTGGCGCTGGCAGGAACGCTTCATGGCCCAAGGTGTCGATGGTTTGCTGCGCGACAAGACCCGCCCGCCGGGCATCGCTCCGCTCGAGGCGGGGCTCGTCGACAGGATCGTGGCCCTGACCCTTGAACGCCCCGACCATGAAGCGACGCACTGGACGGTCCGTGCGATGGCCAAGGCGGTCGGCATCGCTGCGTCCTCGGTTGTGAAGATCTGGCACGACCATGGCCTGGCACCGCACCGCTGGCGGAGCTTCAAGCTGTCCAACGACAAGGCGTTTGCCGAGAAGCTGCACGACGTGGTCGGCCTCTATGTCTCGCCGCCGGCACACGCGATCGTGCTGTCGGTGGACGAGAAGAGCCAGATCCAGGCGCTCGACCGTACCCAGCCGGGGCTGCCGCTCAAGCGCGGCCGCGGTGCGACCATGACCCACGACTACAAGCGCAACGGGACGACGACCTTGTTCGCGGCGCTGAACGTGCTCGACGGCTCGGTGATCGGGCGCAACATGCAGCGCCATCGGCACCAGGAGTTCATCCGCTTCCTGAACGCCGTCGAGGCCGAGTTGCCCGCCGACAAGGCCGTCCACGTCATCCTCGACAATTACGCCACACACAAACAGCCCAAGGTCCGCGCCTGGCTCGGCCGGCATCCGCGCTGGACGTTCCACTTCGTGCCGACGTCGTGTTCGTGGCTCAACGCCGTAGAGGGCTTCTTTGCCAAGCTGACCCGCCGGCGCCTGAAGAATGGCGTCTTCTGCTCCGTCGTCGACCTCCAGGCCGCCATCAACCGCTTCATCAAGGAGCACAATCAGGAACCGCGTCCCTTCGTCTGGCGCGCCGATCCAAACGAAATCATCGCCGCCGTCAGACGCGGGCACCAAACGTTAGAATCAGTCCACTAGCTGCTCGCTTGCCGTGGGTGATGGGTTACACGTCGCCTCTGTTGATGAATATCCGCTCAGAAATAGCACCATGCGAATGACGGCTGCTCGTGATCTGTGCTTAGACGAATCTGCCGGTCAAAAACCGCTCGAGCGCACGGGAAGAGCGGCTTGGCTGCATCCAAAAGCCGACCCCCGAAAGAAAAGGAGTTAACGCGGATCTTTCCGCGAGCATGTGCCGCAATCTTAATCTGTTACACATACACGTGCTATTGAGTTGAGGGTGTTGCGTAAAGTTGTTGGTAAGTATGATCACTATTGAACCTACCGGACGGCATGCTTCCCAGTCTGATGGCAAGATGTGAGCGTGAGCATATTTGGCTCACTCAGAGTGCGCATCTACGGTGTTGCTGCTTTAGCAGCTTGCACGGCGCTGTTCTTCGGTGTGACTCTCCTGCAAAGCAGTTCGCGATCTCAGGATGCCTTCGACTGGGTCGGGCACACTCAAGAGGTTATCACGAGCCTCGACGGCATCGAACTGCGGCTAAGCAAGGCGGAGTCAGGTCTGCGCGGATTTTTGTTGACCCGCGACCCAGGTTATCTCGCGGGTTTTGATGTCGAATTAGCAGACGTGAGCGCATCGACTGCCGCGCTGATCTCCCTCGTCCGCGACAATTCGGTTCAGGAGGAACGCGCGATCCAACTCGCGCGTGCCGCCGGCGAGAAGGTCGACCTCATGGGGCGCGCGGCGCAACGGACGCGGGCAAATCCGCTGGGCACGAATACTGACGTCGGCGCCCGCCTCCGTGCCAAAGCGTTGATGTCGACAATCGTCCAGCAGATTGCGGCGATGCGGAACGAAGAACGCCGACTTCTCGCTGTTCGAACGTACAATGCCAGGAACGAAGTTCAACAGGCGAGGGCGCTGCTCGTCTATGGCTTCCCAGTTCTGGTGCTGCTGATCGGCGGCGTCGCATGGCTCATCCGCACCGGGATATCACGGCCGCTGGCAAACCTGCTCGACGTGGTGACGCGCTTTGGCGCGGGCGACCGGAGTGCTCGCGCGTCCACGATCGTCCGAAGTGTCGAGTTTAGGCGGTTAGCCTCGGCCTACAACGACATGGCGGCTCGGCTGGTGAATGCAATCGACACGCAGGAAGCGCGTCAGCAATCCGTCGAGATGCTGAGCGAAATGGCACAGAGGCTTCAAGCAATCCAGGCTGACGGTGAACTTTCCGTGGTCCTCGGCACGTTTATGCCGCGATTGCTGCCCGGCGTTGCTGGGGCTCTCTATGTGCACAACCACTCACGCAATATGCTTTTTCGAATATCGAGTTGGGGCGATCTGCAATCCTCGCCGGAGATGTTCCCTCCGGGCGATTGCTGGGGGCTGCGGCGTGGAAAGACGCACCTGATCGAGGATCCGGGCGCAGACATCGTCTGCGCTCACGTGGCAGATTGTGCGGCCGAGCGCCGTTGCGAGCCAATTCTCGCAGGCGGCGAGGTGTTGGGGCTGATTTATATCGAGGGGCGGATCGAAGGCGAGCAACGCTTCCGTCTGGATGCGCTTATGGAAAGTGTCGCGCTGGCGCTGGTCAACGACAATTTGCGCTCACGCTTGCGCGAGCAATCGATCCGCGATCCGCTGACCAAGCTGTTCAATCGGCGCTACATGGAAGAAGCCTTGGCGCTTGAATCGGGCCGCGCGGAGCGAAACGGCGCGCCGCTGTCGATCGTCATGTGCGACGTCGATCATTTCAAACGGTTCAACGACGGTTATGGCCATGAGGCCGGAGATATCCTGCTGGCCGCAGTTGCTGGCCTTATCCAGTCGCACTTTCGGACGGGTGACATCGTCTGCCGTTACGGCGGAGAGGAGTTCACCGTAATTGCCCCGGGCGCGTCTTCCACGCTCGTCCAGGAACGTGTGGAGGCGCTCCGCATGGCCGTCCGCGAGCTGACGGTCCTTCATCAGGGCTCCAAGCTTGGCCCGGTGACAATGTCGTTTGGCATCGACACGTGGTCGGCGGGCGGAGACAGGCCGATGAGCACGTTGGTGCTGGAGGCCGATCGCGCTCTGTTCAAAGCCAAGCGGCTCGGTCGCGATCGAATGGAAATCGCATCATCCGTGACCGAAAGTGGTCGAACCGAGTTGGCATCGCCGCAGATCGTCCGGTTGCAGGCTTCGGGTTGACCCGTCGCCTTACCGAAGACCCATCTTTGGGCTGCCACGAAGCCGTCCGAGTAGCCGTTTGATTGAGCGCCAGACCTACTTCTCGATTGGGGCGTACATCTCGTCTTCGATAAGTGTAGGCGGCAGGATGCCAGCTGCCATTATACGGGCGAAAACGTCCTTCAGCACGAACGGCTTACCCTCCACCTCGACCTCATGCGAGGCGCGCGCCAAGAGATGATCCAGCTGGATCTTGCCGATGACGTAGCTCGGGCCGTAGCCGGGCTGGCGCAGGTAGAGGAGCTGCTCGAAACCGACGAGCTTGCTCTGCGGGTTCGACCAATGGCGCGGTGTCCACTCGGCGTGGAAGCGCCCGGCGCCGGCAAGGTCGATCTCATTGGCCTGCACATGCAGCGAGGCGAGTCCGCGCGCGGCGCGATTGGCGAGCATGATCCAGACGAGTTCGCGGCCGTGCGGGATGTCGTCGTACAGCCCCGCCTGCATGACGATCTCCTCCATCGCGGTCGCAAAGCCTTCGGAGCGATCAGAGAAGATATTGAACAGCGGCGGCGTCTGTCGGATCGTCCTCGCGCGCGGCTCGAAGCGCAGGCGGGCCAGCTCAATCCAGTGCGTCGAATGTGACAGCAGCGGCAACGGATCGAGCGCGGTGACATTGGCGAAGAAGTTGCGGTCGGGGCCGGGGGCAGCATAGCTACTCGTCTGCGCTGCCATCGCCTTGCGGAAATACGGCTGGTCCGGGACGAGGCCGGTCGCGACGAGAAAGTCGTTGAATTTAGCGGTCTTGGCCTCGGCCATCTGACGATAGGCTGCCGCGTCGTCGATCGGTGTGATCGGCGACAGATTGCGGTTACGCACCTCCTCGAGCCGCAGCGACGTCAGCGCGCGATCGAGTTCACGCTGGAGGAGCGTCACCTGCTGGTCCCAGGTGTAGGGCGATAGATCGACGTGCGCGACGTACCAGTCGTAGTTCGCCTTGCCGACGCCCGAGGGGCCAGTCTTCTTCGGGGCCTCGGCGGCGATCCAGTCGGCGAAGCTGTCGGTGGCCGCCTTCGCGTCGCGCACCGCCTTGCGCAGTGCCGGGCTGGCACCGGCGAGCGACGCGGCTTGCTCGCCCGAAAAGGTCCGCATCTTGAGATCGCCGCGATCGAGCGCGGCGAGCACCTCGCTCTGCTCGCGAAAGGCGCGATCGCCGTAGCGCCACAGATCGGCGGCGTTGCTGACAGCGAGGTTGACGCGCGCGGCCGTCAGCGTCGCCGCCACGCCGCCGAGCAGTTCGGTCAGCTTGCGATCGTCCGCGCGCGACAGCGGATAAGTGAACTTGAACAGGTCGATCGCCGGGCTGGCTGACGGCCCTTCGTGCGCGGGAACGTCGCTCTCCTCACCGAACACGGTCTGGTAGAAGCCGGGATCGCGCGCCCATGGCTGCAGCACACGCAAATAGAAATTGAAGCCGTTCATCTCGGCCTCGATCAACCGCCAATCATTGGTGTCGGCGGCAGGCCAGCCGGTGGTCGCGATCGCGTTGAGGCGAGCGCGGAACCGGGGCAGGTCTGCAGCCTTCCGCGCCATCGCCGAAGCACTGTAAGCGGGGACGCCGGCGCGAATGTCGGGTTGGACGAAGGCGCGCCAGTCGGCGAAGAGCGTGATAAGGGCGGCGTGCCCAGCGTCCGCTTGGGCGGCAACAGGGGATTGCGTGGGAGCTGCTTGCGAGCAGGTTGCCGACGCGAGTGCGGTGACCGTCATCGCCCAGATCAGCTGTCGCATATCTCGCCTCGTGCCTTGCCCCGTCGAGGCATGCCCGAGATTTCCGAGAAGCAAAAGCGAGGGATAAACGAGCGACCGAAGCCGGGTTGCGGGAAGGCCAATCTGAGCGTCGTGCCGACGGCGGCCTTGAGCCATGGCCGCGCCGCGGTGGCGTCGCCACGCAGCGCGTTAGCGGGAACGTGCACCATGTTCCCCACGACTGCGGCGCCGCTTGGCTTCCATCATGGTGATCGGCTCGTGCTCTTTACCGGGCGCTAGGGCGTTAAGTTGACAGAGTTGACGTTTCTGTCGTTGCGAACCCGCGCTCCGGGGCGCTCGTAACACGGTTCTCCGCATTGCTTAAGTTGACAGAGTTGACGTTTTTGGAGGGTTGAAGCCGTCTTCGCCTCCTCCGTGAACGTGTCGACTTGTCGCGGGCCAGTAATGAGAAAGAACAAGCGCCGCCCGGTGGCGACGGGGGCAGGCTAGTCCAGTGGACGGGGTGTAGGACAGCGGTTTGTGTCGAGGCGCGTGTCGGCTGCTTCCCCCCCAAAGTCGGCTATTCCACTTGGGGGGGGCGAATTGCTGATAACAGCTTTGCTCTCGGTTCGTTGGGGCAATGGCGAGCCGCAGGTGGGGAACCCGCGGCTCGCCGGTGCGATGGCTAGGCGGTCGTGTAGCGGACGCCGGTGGCGCGGGCGCGCATTGCCCCGCCGACAAGACCGAAGCCGGCGATCATCAGCCCCCAGCTGGCCGGCTCGGGGACGGCCGCCGCGATCGAAACGAGCGTCGCCGAGCCTGACAGCCCGTGCTGATAGGTGTTGTCGTAGAGGGTCGTAAAATAACCCTCCTCGTTCAATACTGACTGATAGCTGTCGCTGGTGAATTCGGTCGAGAACGAGAACTGCAAGCCCGCCAAGGACGTCAGAAACTGCGCCGGGGTACGGACGACGAAAGGCGGCACGCCCAGGACCTTATCGTAGTCATTGCCATAACTGAAGTAGGTCTGGAGCTTCTGCTCGGCGCTCGATTGGGCCTGAGCGGAATTGGTCGACACCGTCCACTGCTCTACCGAGGTAAAGTCGGCACCATCGTGGTGGCTGCCGGTGGGATTAAAGGCGAACTGACTGTCCGACGATCCAAAACTGGCCTCGGCGAAGCTACCATTCTGCGGGTTGGTGATGCCCTGGAGCAGACTATCGCGGACGGGATTGCCAAGCATGGAAATCAGCGGGCTGGCGGACTGACCTTCGGAGATCAGAAAGTCGGGAATCTCGAATTGATTATACCTGAAAGCGAAATCAGCAACCACGATCTGCTGGGTGAAGCTGGTAAAATAGTCGGATTGCGACGAGTTCGTTTGATACGTGCCGTCCTGCTGGAGGTGCCGATCAAAATCCGAGATGCGAGTTACGTTCACCTGGAACGTCAGCACCGTGCTTGCGTCCACGGCGTGAGGCGCCCCTAGGCCGAACACACATGCGCACGTCCCTACGATTAGACTCCGCCTCGTCATCATCAACCCTCGTTATTTCTATGAAAATCTTAGAACCCCGTCACGAAAGGAATTCTGCAACCTACCCTTGAGCCGATTTATTCGAACCAGCTCTTAAATGCCCTCTGGAATGGCCATATATAGGCCGGCGACAAATCGCCAGCTTACCAAATGGCCATAAATGTCGATTTCGGCGCTAAACCGCACATATGGGACGTCTGGCGTAGCTCACCGGGATTCTGGGTCATGCGGCTGGTCTCTGTCACTAGACCCGCCTGGTCGACGACCGCCTCGCGGTGCATCGCGCGATGTGCAACCCGCTCAACAAGAGCACTCTGGTCGAGCTCGCCGCGCGCTACGGCTTTCGTGATCAGGCCGCCCTGTTACGCAGCTTTCGAAAAGCATTCGGGACGACACCGAGCAAGCTGCGTGAACATCAAGCCGTTGCCGAGCCGGTGAAGACCGAGTTTCCACCCGATCAAATCCGACTTGCCCTCGACAGCATCGATTGGCCGAGCAAGATGGAGCCGATCGCGAGGG harbors:
- a CDS encoding DUF885 family protein, which encodes MRQLIWAMTVTALASATCSQAAPTQSPVAAQADAGHAALITLFADWRAFVQPDIRAGVPAYSASAMARKAADLPRFRARLNAIATTGWPAADTNDWRLIEAEMNGFNFYLRVLQPWARDPGFYQTVFGEESDVPAHEGPSASPAIDLFKFTYPLSRADDRKLTELLGGVAATLTAARVNLAVSNAADLWRYGDRAFREQSEVLAALDRGDLKMRTFSGEQAASLAGASPALRKAVRDAKAATDSFADWIAAEAPKKTGPSGVGKANYDWYVAHVDLSPYTWDQQVTLLQRELDRALTSLRLEEVRNRNLSPITPIDDAAAYRQMAEAKTAKFNDFLVATGLVPDQPYFRKAMAAQTSSYAAPGPDRNFFANVTALDPLPLLSHSTHWIELARLRFEPRARTIRQTPPLFNIFSDRSEGFATAMEEIVMQAGLYDDIPHGRELVWIMLANRAARGLASLHVQANEIDLAGAGRFHAEWTPRHWSNPQSKLVGFEQLLYLRQPGYGPSYVIGKIQLDHLLARASHEVEVEGKPFVLKDVFARIMAAGILPPTLIEDEMYAPIEK
- a CDS encoding PEPxxWA-CTERM sorting domain-containing protein, with the translated sequence MDASTVLTFQVNVTRISDFDRHLQQDGTYQTNSSQSDYFTSFTQQIVVADFAFRYNQFEIPDFLISEGQSASPLISMLGNPVRDSLLQGITNPQNGSFAEASFGSSDSQFAFNPTGSHHDGADFTSVEQWTVSTNSAQAQSSAEQKLQTYFSYGNDYDKVLGVPPFVVRTPAQFLTSLAGLQFSFSTEFTSDSYQSVLNEEGYFTTLYDNTYQHGLSGSATLVSIAAAVPEPASWGLMIAGFGLVGGAMRARATGVRYTTA
- a CDS encoding M61 family metallopeptidase is translated as MPNWKMASAGIALCAAAAGATPATVPTDSPVQTLARSPIDPPADRMFRGAIGLDVDARDVAHRVFVIHEGVPVQCAGAMTLLYPRWEAASHGPSLTVTELAGLEVSVNGRPLAWHRDEVEPHAFHLNIPAGVRTIDVRFEIVADADRLSADVVAVSWQHLLLYPAGWYARNIMVAPSVTLPTGLKAFTSLETVCAEGDSLHFTPVSLEQLLDAPVLAGVHAEQVPLGQNGPGAVSFDLVAPWVGDLAIPSERVDDLRRMVTQARAMFGAPPFDRYEVLARMSDDGSSGGTEHRASAEINMASAYFSDWAGQLNNRDIVVHEFVHAWNGLYRVPADLWAPTPNVPQGSSLLWVYEGQTEFWGRVLAARAGLRSREETLDKLALDAAEVANRPGRAWRPLSDDVNYPSFMLRQPVPWRDWQRRKDYYLEGVLLWLDVEAMLRAQTGGRRGIDDFAHDFFAGAASGMPARTYTVGDVSAALNRVAPFDWGGFLHRWVDGHAEVNTSEGLDRLGWRVTYTAQPTLTFQQNELELGGSDLSYSVGLMVADDGRVRAVAWDGPAFRVGMAPGVRIKAIGGAPFTRGALDDAVRNTLTTVLVLTWEQDGRLVTRTIDYRAGLRYPRLERIPERPDGLATLLKPR
- a CDS encoding IS630 family transposase, whose protein sequence is MRTGIRIEVTASDRARLEAIVSARGSPQKHVWRARIILLTDQGLGTLAIMAAAGKSKTCVWRWQERFMAQGVDGLLRDKTRPPGIAPLEAGLVDRIVALTLERPDHEATHWTVRAMAKAVGIAASSVVKIWHDHGLAPHRWRSFKLSNDKAFAEKLHDVVGLYVSPPAHAIVLSVDEKSQIQALDRTQPGLPLKRGRGATMTHDYKRNGTTTLFAALNVLDGSVIGRNMQRHRHQEFIRFLNAVEAELPADKAVHVILDNYATHKQPKVRAWLGRHPRWTFHFVPTSCSWLNAVEGFFAKLTRRRLKNGVFCSVVDLQAAINRFIKEHNQEPRPFVWRADPNEIIAAVRRGHQTLESVH
- a CDS encoding amidase, translated to MNDLLSHDALGQAELIANGKTSPAELLEAVIARAEATNPALNFIAQPLFDRARHAATGSFSGPFAGVPFLVKDLHMHIAGERSGEGSRLWSDYRPTYSSTLYERFVAAGLNTFGKTTTPELGLTVTTESRATGLTRNPWNHAHSAGGSSGGAAVAVAAGVVPIAHASDGGGSIRCPASACGVFGLKPSRGRVPVGPRLTESWLGMTVNHAVSRTVRDSAALLDAVHGMEAGSRYTAPEPEGSFLNNVTREPGRLRIALMLEPLSGSPVDPDVLAATLDAAKLLESLGHQVEEAAPTLSNDELGAAMTAVVGACTAADIAARLHALGRDDAGDDIETIPQMWVHIGKQTTALQLIAANEAYQRAAIVMAEFQTTYDIILSPVFAQPPIELGRIDLSPPDLAEWTRTLLGYSPFTALANQTGQPAMSLPLGMSRSGLPIGVMATARYGDEALLFRLAGQIERAAPWAGKRPPLP
- a CDS encoding sensor domain-containing diguanylate cyclase, with the protein product MRIYGVAALAACTALFFGVTLLQSSSRSQDAFDWVGHTQEVITSLDGIELRLSKAESGLRGFLLTRDPGYLAGFDVELADVSASTAALISLVRDNSVQEERAIQLARAAGEKVDLMGRAAQRTRANPLGTNTDVGARLRAKALMSTIVQQIAAMRNEERRLLAVRTYNARNEVQQARALLVYGFPVLVLLIGGVAWLIRTGISRPLANLLDVVTRFGAGDRSARASTIVRSVEFRRLASAYNDMAARLVNAIDTQEARQQSVEMLSEMAQRLQAIQADGELSVVLGTFMPRLLPGVAGALYVHNHSRNMLFRISSWGDLQSSPEMFPPGDCWGLRRGKTHLIEDPGADIVCAHVADCAAERRCEPILAGGEVLGLIYIEGRIEGEQRFRLDALMESVALALVNDNLRSRLREQSIRDPLTKLFNRRYMEEALALESGRAERNGAPLSIVMCDVDHFKRFNDGYGHEAGDILLAAVAGLIQSHFRTGDIVCRYGGEEFTVIAPGASSTLVQERVEALRMAVRELTVLHQGSKLGPVTMSFGIDTWSAGGDRPMSTLVLEADRALFKAKRLGRDRMEIASSVTESGRTELASPQIVRLQASG